The nucleotide window TCGCCAGGGAGACTCCACCCGACCGATCGCATTCTTGAGCCGATCTAAAGCATCCTGACCGCGATCGCCGCCAATCTCGATATCGGAGGAGGGAATACTGGCTACTAATAACGTGCGATCTGCGTTTTTAGCTGACTCGCTCAGGGTTTGGGCGAAGGTGAAGTGGGTATCGAAGCTACCTGCTGGCAGGTCATTCTCGAAGTGAAGCTGTCGGGCGTAGGACACCCACTCATCAATCAGGATCAGACAGGGTGAATACTTGTTGAACAGGAGTTTAAGGGTATCGCCAGGATTGGTAGAGGTTTCATCCGCTTGGCGCACCATCTCATAACCTTCTTTACCGCCAAGCTGCCATGCAATTTCACCCCAGAGCGTCCGAACAACCGTACCGTCTTTTTTGGTGTGGGTTTGACCAGGGGAGATCTTATTTCCTACCAGCACGACGGTTTTGACATCTTGGGGAGGTTCAGGTACGTTTGCCGCTTCAAAGACAGGCTCCAGTCCCGGTAGCTGATTGGCGGAAACGCCAAAGAACAGATGGTAGAGGGCAAGCATGGCGTGGGTTTTGCCACCACCAAAGTTGGTCTGAAGCTCGATCACGGGGTCGCCTTTATCGCCGCTCAAACGCAGTAATGCCCCAGTGAGAAGCTGTTTGAGTCCTTCGGTGAGATAGGTACGCCGGAAGAATTCGGTGGGGTCGCGGTATTCGTCTGATCCTTCGTCTAAAAAGACTTGCCAAAGGTCAGCGGCGAATTCTGCTTGTTGATAGCGTCCAGAGGCAACGTCTTGGTGGGGCATCACCACTTCGCGCCAGGGCTTGAGTCCTCCGGTGGGTGTGCCTTCCATTGGGGCAACGGCAGCACGGCGAGTTTCCCGACGCGCCTGTTCTTCGTAACGCTGCCGCATTAGCTCGCTTCGCTGCTTCTCAACAGTGTCGGATTGCTCGGCTGCGCCCACCGAATTCAGAAGGCGAACAATGCTATCAAGAGCACGGTAAGCATCTTCAGTGGATACGGCTGTAGAACCATGTGCCCAAGTATTACGGGTGTTGCGAAGTTCACTAATGAGGGTGCGCTCAGTTTGCCCTAAGGTTTGCTTGAAGACCTCATCCCATTTGCCCCACATCAACTTCAGTTGAGCCGCAATATCCTCTTTGAGAATGTCTTCAGGCTTACGACGAAGGGTGTTATCTGGGTCAATATGGGGAACGGATGCCAGCAACCACCGATCTCTGTAGACCGCTTTCATCTCACGCTCAATATAGGGATACAAGCCTTCCTTGAGCAGATTTAACGCTCTACCGACCCGTTCGTGATTGCTAATGGACATAACCTAAATCCCTAGTTCAATTTGAGTGGGCGTTGAGTTTTGTTTTTCCGTTGCCAGTCGAGCAATTTCAGACCAGGAGATGACTAGGCTGTTGTAGGCGATCGCTTCCTGCGTCCAACCTTTGCGATCGCAAATGCTGTAGAGCCGGTAGGCGAGATCCCGTGCCACTTCTCCTAAGTTGCCCAATTGCGCTAGTAGATGAGCCGCACCCGTTTCTCCGTTCTGATCGAGTGCCCGAATGAGATGCTGAGTTGCTTCCCAAACGGGAATTCGATTGTCTTTGGCAGGATTCCAATCTTTGGGGAGGGCATCGCGGGGGACGAGTTGCACTTTCCCAGCTTTGGCAGTGAGGATTCCGGCTTCTGTCATGCCTTTGATGCTGGTATTTTTGGCTTTGGAAAGAGTTTCTGCGTCGCCAAATTGCCCTTCGCTGAACTGGTATTGTTCAAACCATGCCAGTGCCCAACGAGTATCGGTATCGAATTCGCCTTCTTGCTCAGCCAGAAATTCATCGAGGGTCTGGTTGATGAGTTGCAGGGCAGTGCGTATCCGCATGGGTGAACCATCCGATTCCAGTACTTTGGCATAGCGGGAGAAAATTGCCATACCTGGACCAATACTTGACTGTGCTAAGTCCACTGGAGCAATGTTGCCCTGCTGAAGTTTCTTAATAGCATCGGGTAACTCTTGCTTTAGTTCATCCACAAAGCGACGGCGAGTAGTGGATGGAGCATTTTCAGGACGGGGACGACAAACAAGGACAATAGAAGAAGCCAGAGCATTGGAACCAAAATCACGCATTCTCCCGCTTCTTTCTGTTCGTATAGGTAACGTTCCAGTAATTGAAAATCCTTCCCTAAGAAGTCCCTCAAGCATTGTTTCCCAACCTGTAGACGAAACTAGGAGAGAGGCTTTTCCTTCTTCTTGCTCTGTTTCCGCTTGTTTAAAGGCGTAGTAAATGGTAAATGGGTAATCGAAATGTTGAACCTTCCTTATCCGCAGAAATACACTTCCCAAACCTTTTTCAAAAAACTCTTGTGCCTCTTTACGTCCACCGTGCCGAACCTGATCTGCTACTAATTCTTGGGTTTTAGGAACAAGAAGCGTACTGAATAAATTTGGATAAATACCACCTAGAAAACGACGAAGCCAAACATAGAAAAAATCAGATAAATCAGCATATGGAATGTTATCGTAATACGGTGGATCAGTAGAAACAATTATTGGTTCAGACGAATCTAAAAGTCTTGAATCTTGTTGTTCTACCTTTGCATCATTATCTGAAAAAGAGTTGTTCAGCACCTTTTCTATCAACTCCCACTGACGACTAAAATTTCCTGAAGAATCACTAAAAGGATTTCCTTCAGCAAAGTCCCATGACATTGAAAGAGCATGGCGTGAGAAGGTAGGAGCAATTTTTAAGTGTTCTGGATTTGCTTGCCAATGACAAAGTGCAGACGAGAGATCTGTTGCTTTACTTAGTCCCAGTCCCAAATAAGTTACGACAGCATCAGCATAGGCTGTTGAGCCTACCCCTCCGTTTTCAAAAGGAAGGCTATCATCAGGCAAAATCTTGCAGGCATCATGCGTAATTTTTTCTCGAACTTCACCCAGTAAAGAACCAAAAGTAGATAAAGCAGTGAGCTGGCGTTCCGTAAATAATTCATAATGCTTCATCATCCCGTAAACAGGAGGAGTCATATGGCGCGAGTTCTGAATGATTTCGGTTTCGGGCTTCCACTCCGCTTGTGCTTGATTAGCAATTTCTTCGTGCTTACCGGAAGGTGACAAGAAGACTCTCCCACTATCGCCCTCTGCAACAATTGCTATTAGTTGAACTCGCATTTGTTTGTTCCTGCCCTCTCCTCGCAGGTATTCAAAGGGAACTGGTGTTTGGCAAGCAAGACAAACAGCCCCTCGGCGAGTCATTGTTCCTGTTGACTCAGGATTTTTACCAGAAATTGCTTCAAATGTGACAATAGGAGGAGTTTGACTACGATCAATAACAGGTTTTATATGAGCTTCACTACCCTTCCTATTTGAAAGGGCAAATGATCTAATCAAGGGCATTTGACAGCCACACGCTGGGTTAGGACACTTTGCCGTTCTTGCCCATAACCAAGCAATTACTGTTGCCGATCCTCCTCCCTTGTCCGATGGTAGCGCCACTTCAGGATACAGATGTCCAATTCGTTTCTCTGCCTCATCCCGTATCCATTTGCCGTAGTAGCACAAATCTTCCGCTACCCCTTGCAATCCTTTCCACTGATTGACCTTTAGTTTCTGTTGTGATTCCGGATTTACTGGGGGTAGATCCTTAAACTTAGGCGGAATCTCAGTCAAAGCTTTATTAATCAATACAGCAACAGGATTTAAGTCGCTGGCATGAGCCTTTAATCCCAATCGCTGTGCTTCCAATGGAATCGAACCACCTCCGGCAAACGGGTCATAAACCGGAGGTGCATTTTCAGCCAAATAATGCCGTACTGCTTCTGGCGCTGTTGGGGGTTCATCTCCTCGATTCCACGCAATGCTGCGGGCAATCTCTCGCTGTGCCGCAATCAACACACCCGAATTTGGGTTATTGATGTCATCCCAAGACACCAAGCCCCGAATGACTTGCTTCGTGTTGCCCTTTTTATCCGTTTCGATGGTGATCCGCCCCAAAATATCAAACAATCGCTGTCGTTCAGCAATTTGCGCTTCTTCAGTCGGAAACTTATCAGGATGGCTTGATGGATCATCCACCAACGACGCAAACAACACTGCCCGACAAGCCGCCAACGGTCGCCGCGCCCACCAGAGATGCAACGTACTGGGATGTCCATGCCGAATCGACTTCTCTCTCGCCGATTCCATATTGATTGCTTCTAGCGGTAGGGCAACTTCAATTAGCTTTTTGCGGTAGGTCATTGAATTTTAGATTTAAGATTTTGGATTTAAGATTTTGGGACTACTGAATCTGTTCTCGTACCCATTGGCGAAATGCCTTCAGTACCTTATTTCTGCCCAATGTTTTACTCTCCCTCAAATAATGAGGAATCACTTGTTTCAGATCTAAACCTGGGAAATTCGGGCTTTCTAGCACTTCCTGGTATTTCCCAAAATCCAACACATTGATTTGCAGATTCCCCTGATCAAATCGCCAGAGTTCAGGCACCTGCAATGCCTCATAAATACTGGGATGAGTCCGAGAGGTAACATCAATCTCGATCGCCAAATCCGGCGGTGGATCAACACTTAAATCAATTCGCTTCTTGCCGCGAATTGCCGCCTCATTCTGAATATAAAAACACTGGTCAGGCTCTAGCCCTTGAGCCATAGGCTTTTTGAAGGTTGTTGAACCCAAACTACGAAACTCAATATCCAACTCTTCTAACAATGCCTTGATCAAATCCCCAATAATTTCCTTATCATCCTCATGCTCCGGTAACGGCATCATAATCTCCAGCAGTCCATTGTCATACGCCAATCGAGACCCGCGATGGTCTCCCAATTCATCCAGGATGGTTTCAAATTCCTGCCAAGTAACATCCTCTAATATGACTCGCTGCCCCGGTGGTACATTGATTCGCTGTAACTCTAGTAGCATGGTTTTACTCCCTTCAATAAAATTTTCCACCCAACTTTCGGATATATAAAACCATTATCGAAGGACTTCCCAATCCTCTAATGCCGTTGCGAGTTCAAATGGCTCATCATAGTAATAGAGACTGTTCTGAAGAGAATTTACCGCTCCATGTTGCTGAGAGCTAGAGACAGATTTTTTCAAGATAATCACTTCCACCGCCTCCCCCGCTTGAAACGGCAACCCTTCCAGAACTAACGTGCCATTCTCAGACAAAACCGCTTCAACCTTATGAGCCTGCATCGCAGTAACCTCCCCCCTGAACTACCGCATGATTCGTCATTCTGGATTCCTCCCCTGTCCCCATAACTCCTTCCAGTTATAGTTCACACTGTCTGCCTTAAAGTCTGGCTCCTTCTGGAAGGGGTTCAGCACATACCGCACCACACACCCATTATCTCCAACGTTATAAGTCCCCTTCGTACTGGAAACCTTAAACGCATCCCCTTCAGGAAAATCCGCCGACTCTGGCACCTGCACCAACGCCAGCACAAAGTTTTCTGGCTTATTCAGTGCGGTCAAGATTTCATTCTTCGTAACCGTAACCGTTTCTGCCCCCTTAATCCGTCCCTTCACCTCAATAAACTTCACCCGTCCCGGTTGCTCTCCATTTCCCGGAACCCGCGATTCAACATCATAGCCGCACTTCTCTCGACTGACATCTTTTGGGTCATGCCCCAACGCCCGCTCCGCTGCCATCACCGTCTGCATTGCCAACATCTCAACCCGCTTCGTCTCCCTGGCAAACAAATCAGCCTCCGATCGCCGCTTGCCCTGCGCCCGTTGCAGAAATCCGATCGGGATAACCAACGCCCCACCCACCACCACCGGCGGCAGGGGAGACAGCTTCCGTTCCTGCTCCAATTCCGTCAACCGTCGCTGGAGGCGAGACTCCAATTCATCAGCTCTGGCTCTGGCTTTCGCTGAGTTGATCTTGGCGTTGACCTTACCTGCCGCTTCCTGCTGCTTCAACTGCTCCGCCTGCTGATCCCAGTAATAGATCTCCTTAGTCAGCCGCTCCTTGACTGCCTTCATCGTCTTGGCAACCAAATCCTCTTTGCGCTGCTTCACCTCTCGCAAATGCTCCGGCATCAAATGAGCGATCGCATACTTCGTTGCCTGGGGTTCCAGATTATTCTTCAGCCAATCCTGCTCCAAAACTGGGGTAATGAACGGTTTCTCCTCTTCACGCAACGGTCGGTAGTTGAGATAGGGTGCATACCCAGCATTCTGAGTATTGCCCTCCCCATCAATTTCCACATACTGCATCCGTCGCGACACCACCCGGCGCTTACCGCTGCTGTCGGTACTGGCATCCTGGATCGAATGCTCCAGATAAACCAGCGCCCGTACCTGTTCACCAAAATCATTCTCATCCACCAGCACCGCTCCTTGCTTCAGCAAGTCTCGATGCCGTTCCAGCGTAATCTCCGTCACCGCTTCCAGCAGAGGATGCCCCGGACAGATAAAGGCAGCTGGGGGCTTGCCGGGGACATTAATCAGTCCCTTCTCAAAACAAATCCGCTCGTAGCTCCGCAGAATCGGTTCCCTCACTCCAATCTGCCGATCCTGGCTACGAATAATTGCCGGAACGTGGGTAATCTCATACCGCTTAGGTTCCCGCTGCTTGGCAGTTCCTCCCAAATTGGCAAACGCCTCCAGGAAGAATGCCGCAATAAAGTGGGGCTGGAGCCGCCGAGCCTCTGCCCGCTCCATGTCTTCTCGAATCTGCTGCACTCTGGAGGCATCCATCGTGTCTCGCGCCAGTGCCCGCTCTTCCAACAGTTCGCGCAACCGTTGCTGATCCAGACGGTCTGCCACCACTTGATTCAGCTTTGCCCGAATATCAGGGCGATCGCCGTATCGAATGGCTTCAATCAAAAGGTCGCGTAGGTCTTTGCCTGCGATCGCCTTACCCAATACATCAAAGACTTTACCGCCCAATGCCTTCTGTTCGAGATCCAGCTTGCCGAGCAGCGTCAGGTACACCTCACCCTCACGGGTTTCCTCTGCTACCAGGTTCCAAAGATGGCACACTTCCGTTTGTCCAATCCGGTGAATCCGTCCAAACCGTTGTTCTAGCCGATTCGGGTTCCAGGGCAGGTCGTAGTTCACCATCAAATGCGCCCGTTGCAAATTTATCCCTTCTCCAGCCGCATCCGTTGCCAGCAGCACTTGAACCGTCACATCCTGCTTGAAGGACTCCTCTGCCTTCTTGCGTTGTTCGCGTCCCATACCACCATGGATCATGACAACGGCTTCAGAGCGACCAATGAGCGTCCGAATGCGATCGGCAAGGTAATTGAGCGTGTCGCGGTGTTCGGTAAAAATCACCAGCTTGCGGCGATGCCCATGTGCGTCAAACAGCTCTGCCTCGTTTTGCAAGAGGTTGGAGAGTTCCTCCCACTTCTTATCCTTACCGCTGCGTTTCACCTTCAGCGCCAACTGCTCAATCTGATTCAGTTGCTCAATTTCAGCTTGTAGTTCAGCCACCGTCCGCGCTGCCGTCGCCTGGTCCACCACTTCCTCTTCGGTAGACTCCCGCTCATCCTCTGGCACATCATCAAAGTCGTCTTCCCAGTCCTCCGGGTCGATCGTGCGCCCAAAATCAAGACGGGCACCCAGTCCTTGCTTGAAGGCTTCCTCATCTTGAAGTCGTTTCTGCAACCGCTCCCGGCGACGATGGATTGACTGATAAATTGCTTCTGGAGAAGATGCCAACCGCCGTTGAAGAATGGTCAACGCAAAGCCAACCGTACCCTTGCGCCCATTGTTCTCCAAATTTTCTGCCCGATCGAACTCGTTTCGCACATACTCCGTGACCTTGTGATAAAGCTGCTGCTCCAGGTCTGAAAGACGGTAGCCAACGGTATACGCTTTACGTTCTGGGAACAGGGGCTTGCCGTCAAACTTGAGCAAGTCTTCCTTCACCAACCGTCGCATCAAGTCCGAAGTATCGGTCGTGTTGGTGCCCCCTCGGAACCGACCCTCAAAGCGATCGCCATCCAGCAATGCCATAAACAGTTGAAAGTCTTCCTCTTTCCCGTTGTGGGGTGTTGCCGTCATCAACAACAGGTGACGAGTAATGTCCCCCAGCAGCTTGCCCAGTTTGTACCGCTTCGTCTCTTTGACCTCACCCCCAAAAAAAGAGGCGGACATCTTATGTGCCTCGTCGCAGATCACCAAGTCCCAATCGGTCTGTGCCAGCTTCGCCTGCAAATCGTCATTTCGACTCAGCTTGTCCAAACGCACAATAAGTAAGGGAATTTCGGTAAAGGCATTCCCCGTTCGCGCCGCCTCAATGCGATCGTTCGTCAGAATTTCAAACGGCAGATGGAATTTCTGGAATAGTTCATCCTGCCACTGAGCCGCCAAACTGCCAGGACAAACCACCAGGCATCGGTGCAGATCCCCCCGGATTAGCAACTCCCGCATCAACAACCCAGCCATAATCGTCTTTCCGGCTCCAGGGTCATCCGCCAGCAAAAACCGTAAAGGTTGCCGGGGAATCATCTCCCCATAGACTGCCGTGATCTGGTGTGGCAAAGGTTCAACCAGCGACGTATGAACTGCTAACAGTGGATCGAAGAGGTGCGCCAGTCGAATTCGATGTGCCTCTGACACCAAACGCAGTACGG belongs to Alkalinema sp. FACHB-956 and includes:
- a CDS encoding DUF1156 domain-containing protein encodes the protein MTYRKKLIEVALPLEAINMESAREKSIRHGHPSTLHLWWARRPLAACRAVLFASLVDDPSSHPDKFPTEEAQIAERQRLFDILGRITIETDKKGNTKQVIRGLVSWDDINNPNSGVLIAAQREIARSIAWNRGDEPPTAPEAVRHYLAENAPPVYDPFAGGGSIPLEAQRLGLKAHASDLNPVAVLINKALTEIPPKFKDLPPVNPESQQKLKVNQWKGLQGVAEDLCYYGKWIRDEAEKRIGHLYPEVALPSDKGGGSATVIAWLWARTAKCPNPACGCQMPLIRSFALSNRKGSEAHIKPVIDRSQTPPIVTFEAISGKNPESTGTMTRRGAVCLACQTPVPFEYLRGEGRNKQMRVQLIAIVAEGDSGRVFLSPSGKHEEIANQAQAEWKPETEIIQNSRHMTPPVYGMMKHYELFTERQLTALSTFGSLLGEVREKITHDACKILPDDSLPFENGGVGSTAYADAVVTYLGLGLSKATDLSSALCHWQANPEHLKIAPTFSRHALSMSWDFAEGNPFSDSSGNFSRQWELIEKVLNNSFSDNDAKVEQQDSRLLDSSEPIIVSTDPPYYDNIPYADLSDFFYVWLRRFLGGIYPNLFSTLLVPKTQELVADQVRHGGRKEAQEFFEKGLGSVFLRIRKVQHFDYPFTIYYAFKQAETEQEEGKASLLVSSTGWETMLEGLLREGFSITGTLPIRTERSGRMRDFGSNALASSIVLVCRPRPENAPSTTRRRFVDELKQELPDAIKKLQQGNIAPVDLAQSSIGPGMAIFSRYAKVLESDGSPMRIRTALQLINQTLDEFLAEQEGEFDTDTRWALAWFEQYQFSEGQFGDAETLSKAKNTSIKGMTEAGILTAKAGKVQLVPRDALPKDWNPAKDNRIPVWEATQHLIRALDQNGETGAAHLLAQLGNLGEVARDLAYRLYSICDRKGWTQEAIAYNSLVISWSEIARLATEKQNSTPTQIELGI
- a CDS encoding Uma2 family endonuclease is translated as MLLELQRINVPPGQRVILEDVTWQEFETILDELGDHRGSRLAYDNGLLEIMMPLPEHEDDKEIIGDLIKALLEELDIEFRSLGSTTFKKPMAQGLEPDQCFYIQNEAAIRGKKRIDLSVDPPPDLAIEIDVTSRTHPSIYEALQVPELWRFDQGNLQINVLDFGKYQEVLESPNFPGLDLKQVIPHYLRESKTLGRNKVLKAFRQWVREQIQ
- a CDS encoding helicase-related protein, which translates into the protein MVQLEDLVRGTTVKGILPNHHVIIVDVTQHSDDVIELVYKDATGNLGHELVLRDREPDLEIVTTGQPWSFDGDGAVLRLVSEAHRIRLAHLFDPLLAVHTSLVEPLPHQITAVYGEMIPRQPLRFLLADDPGAGKTIMAGLLMRELLIRGDLHRCLVVCPGSLAAQWQDELFQKFHLPFEILTNDRIEAARTGNAFTEIPLLIVRLDKLSRNDDLQAKLAQTDWDLVICDEAHKMSASFFGGEVKETKRYKLGKLLGDITRHLLLMTATPHNGKEEDFQLFMALLDGDRFEGRFRGGTNTTDTSDLMRRLVKEDLLKFDGKPLFPERKAYTVGYRLSDLEQQLYHKVTEYVRNEFDRAENLENNGRKGTVGFALTILQRRLASSPEAIYQSIHRRRERLQKRLQDEEAFKQGLGARLDFGRTIDPEDWEDDFDDVPEDERESTEEEVVDQATAARTVAELQAEIEQLNQIEQLALKVKRSGKDKKWEELSNLLQNEAELFDAHGHRRKLVIFTEHRDTLNYLADRIRTLIGRSEAVVMIHGGMGREQRKKAEESFKQDVTVQVLLATDAAGEGINLQRAHLMVNYDLPWNPNRLEQRFGRIHRIGQTEVCHLWNLVAEETREGEVYLTLLGKLDLEQKALGGKVFDVLGKAIAGKDLRDLLIEAIRYGDRPDIRAKLNQVVADRLDQQRLRELLEERALARDTMDASRVQQIREDMERAEARRLQPHFIAAFFLEAFANLGGTAKQREPKRYEITHVPAIIRSQDRQIGVREPILRSYERICFEKGLINVPGKPPAAFICPGHPLLEAVTEITLERHRDLLKQGAVLVDENDFGEQVRALVYLEHSIQDASTDSSGKRRVVSRRMQYVEIDGEGNTQNAGYAPYLNYRPLREEEKPFITPVLEQDWLKNNLEPQATKYAIAHLMPEHLREVKQRKEDLVAKTMKAVKERLTKEIYYWDQQAEQLKQQEAAGKVNAKINSAKARARADELESRLQRRLTELEQERKLSPLPPVVVGGALVIPIGFLQRAQGKRRSEADLFARETKRVEMLAMQTVMAAERALGHDPKDVSREKCGYDVESRVPGNGEQPGRVKFIEVKGRIKGAETVTVTKNEILTALNKPENFVLALVQVPESADFPEGDAFKVSSTKGTYNVGDNGCVVRYVLNPFQKEPDFKADSVNYNWKELWGQGRNPE